From a region of the Triticum aestivum cultivar Chinese Spring chromosome 7D, IWGSC CS RefSeq v2.1, whole genome shotgun sequence genome:
- the LOC123169612 gene encoding uncharacterized protein, whose product MAASGSCLRRSPWQDLPAELLGLVLLRLPSHADRIRLPAVCCAWRSGARLQHPLPPLLPWLALPDGTFLSLPDGAVHSLAPVPDDVFYGFSTGGALFLVHEGRTFSLMSPSSEATVTLPEPPFWFPTDKISKVAVSNHLVAVLRDSRVSVYTRGGGAAWASTRCMEWAPPAYNSIADIALFQGKLYVLTGEDELHVLDAGDQQITDVCCIRKIPTPSHDYYDLDNLWNNDDYYHGTDMRVRRDYLVVAGNQLLRVELMIVTPAVYPPWRVDTGIDPQQTYRFHVFEAADLSCGHGRWRDVSTLMGRALFVSQSCSESVPAAAGNQFGHAGVREDCIYFVNKDDSTMCWDWPRRRTTHDENPFLDSGVYNMRDQTVSPLPLETSGASTLRTCDGIWPPAWLFPKT is encoded by the coding sequence ATGGCCGCGTCTGGCTCTTGCCTCCGCCGCTCTCCATGGCAGGATCTCCCGGCAGAGCTGCTGGGCCTCGTGCTCCTGCGGCTGCCGTCGCATGCCGACCGCATCCGCCTACCCGCCGTGTGCTGCGCGTGGCGCTCGGGCGCAAGGCTGCAGcacccgctgccgccgctgctcccCTGGCTTGCCCTCCCCGACGGCACCTTCCTCAGCCTCCCCGACGGCGCCGTTCACAGCTTGGCGCCCGTCCCGGACGACGTCTTCTATGGATTTTCAACCGGAGGCGCGCTCTTCCTCGTTCATGAAGGCCGCACGTTCTCCCTCATGAGCCCTTCCTCCGAGGCGACTGTCACTCTCCCTGAGCCACCGTTCTGGTTTCCAACAGATAAGATCAGCAAGGTGGCGGTGTCCAATCATCTCGTCGCCGTTCTGCGCGATTCAAGGGTCTCCGTCTATACTCGCGGCGGCGGTGCAGCATGGGCCAGCACAAGATGCATGGAGTGGGCGCCGCCTGCATACAATTCCATCGCCGACATTGCACTCTTCCAAGGGAAGCTCTACGTCCTTACCGGAGAAGACGAGCTACATGTCCTGGACGCCGGGGATCAGCAGATCACGGATGTCTGCTGCATACGCAAAATCCCTACCCCGAGCCATGATTACTACGACCTCGACAATCTATGGAACAACGATGATTATTATCATGGCACTGACATGCGCGTACGACGGGACTACCTCGTCGTGGCCGGAAATCAGCTACTGAGGGTGGAACTAATGATCGTTACACCAGCGGTATATCCGCCATGGAGGGTTGACACGGGGATAGATCCGCAACAGACTTACCGGTTCCATGTCTTCGAAGCCGCAGACCTGagctgcggccatggacggtgGAGGGATGTCAGTACGTTGATGGGGCGTGCACTCTTCGTCAGCCAAAGCTGCTCCGAGTCGGTCCCTGCCGCTGCCGGCAACCAATTTGGCCACGCCGGAGTTCGAGAAGATTGCATTTACTTTGTGAACAAAGATGATAGTACCATGTGCTGGGACTGGCCTAGAAGGAGGACTACTCATGATGAGAATCCCTTTCTCGACTCCGGTGTCTACAACATGAGAGACCAGACAGTATCACCGCTGCCGTTGGAGACATCAGGGGCGTCCACGCTGAGGACGTGTGATGGTATATGGCCTCCCGCTTGGCTTTTTCCCAAAACTTGA